In Vicingus serpentipes, the DNA window ATATAACAAGCTTAACACAAATTAAAGATTTAAACATTGGATAGTGCTAGCAACATATCAGGATGGTTATCATGGTTTTTTAGTGTAGAAAATCTAAAAAGCATTTTCACCTATAATAACGATGCACCATTAATTTTTACGCAATTTTTCTTCTGGGCATTTTTTGCAGTTGTACTCCTATTCTACTCTATTTTACACAAAAAAAGAGGCTTACGTAATGCTTATTTGTTTCTTGTAAGTTTATTCTTTTACTACAAAACTAGTGGGCTTTTTATAAGCATACTGTTATTTTCAACCATGTCCGATTACATTATCGGCATGCTAATTCACAGCTCAAAAAAACAATTAGTTAAAAAAATATTTTTAGCCACAAGTGTCATTATCAACCTATTTGTGTTGTGCTATTTTAAATACGCATACTTCTTTACTGATGCTTACAACGCCTTTTTCCAAACCGATTACCATGTATTTAATCACTTTGCTCAGTTTACCAACAATACTATTGGTTCTCATTTTGATGTGGATAGCATTTTATTACCTGTTGGAATTTCATTCTACACTTTCCAAACCATTAGCTATTCGGTAGATATTTATCGTGAACAAATTAAACCTGTAAAGAGTATTTTAGATTTTGGTTTCTATGTTTCCTTCTTTCCTCAATTGGTTGCAGGACCTATAGTTAGGGCTGCTGATTTTATTCCTCAACTCTACTTACCATATCAGTTAACCAAATACAACTTTGGCTTATCATTGTTTTGGATTTTAAAAGGATTGATTAAAAAAGTAGTGATTGGCGATTACATTGCCGTAAACTTTATCGACCGAATTTTTGATGCTCCAACTATGTATACTGGTTTCGAAAACCTAATGGCACTATATGGTTATTCACTGCAAGTGTATGCCGATTTTTCTGGTTATACCGATATAGCCATTGGTATTGCTCTCTTAATGGGCTTCTCGCTGCCAACCAACTTTAACTCGCCTTACAAGGCTAAAAACGTTGGCGAATTTTGGAAACGTTGGCACATTAGCCTTTCAGGTTGGCTGAGAGATTATTTATACATCCCTTTGGGGGGTAACCGAGGCGGAAGCTGGGGAACATGGATAAGTGCTTTGTTTATAGGCTTGTTTATCGTTTTACTGTCGGGTAAAATGTTGGTGTTGTACATTTTTATTTGGGTATTAATCTGTTTAGTATTCTTAGCCATTTGGATAAAACGATTTAGAGAATGGCTAACCACCAACATTAACTTGCTAATAACCATGCTTTTGGGTGGTTTATGGCATGGTGCAAGTTGGCAATTTGTAATTTGGGGCGGACTAAACGGCTTAGGATTGATGGTTTATAAACTTTGGAAAAAAATAAGCCCTTACGAAAAGTACAATAACTTTTTAGCCATTGCTTTTAAAGTATTTATCACCTTAAATTTTATAACCTTTACCCGTATTTGGTTTAGAGCCGAAAGCATGGGAACGACTTGGCAAATTATACACCAAATTGGAAACAATTTTAGTTTTGCCTTAATACCTGCTATATTAGTTTCGTACAGCAATGTATTTATTGTTATGGCAATTGGTTATGCTATACACTGGTTACCAACCAAAACCAAAAATTGGTACCAAGAAACCTTTATTAACTTACCTTTAGTTGTTAAAATTTTATTGACTACGCTAACTTTCTTTGGTATTTATCAAGCCATGAGCTCTGGTATGCAAGCCTTTATTTATTTCCAGTTTTAAGTGTTATATTTGATAGTAGATGAAAAGAAAGAGAATTTCACGTGATTTAAGTTTTCATAAGTACACTATATTGTTTTGCATTATTTCAACACTAATGACTCTTCTTGCTTTTTACTTACTTGGCGCTTATAATTTAATAACTGGAACCGCTATTGTTTTATTGTTTTTTATCGTTTTCTTTCTTTTTTTTAGTATTAATAAAGTAGTCGAATATGATAATAACAACATGTATATTCTTAAGGAGGATAAGACTGAAGTAATTCCTCTAAAAAACATACTCAAAATTAAAATGACTATGACAACTTTAAATCATTCTATTTTTTGGAAAATAACATACCTAAATGAATCAAATACAACTAAAAACATAAGAATTCTTCCTAGAATATGGTATCAAAACTTTTTCTCTTTTAGAGAAGAAGTAAAAAAAGCAAACAAGAATGTTATAATTAAGAATTATAGTCACTCTTTTGACTTCGATCAATAATAAAAAATATGCCATTACTCCAACAAATAGAATTTTTAGAAAAAGTAATTCCAAGTGCAAACAAAATAAATCTAAGTGTTTCAGACAAAAGGGTAGATTGGCACATCGACCATAGTTTAAAAGTAATTATCTATACTAGTAAAGCATTAATTGCATCTAACCCCGAAGATTATAAATGGAAATTTAATAAATGGCGATTTATTATATTTATTAAAGGTTCGTTTCCACGTGGCAAAGCTAAAGCCCCAAAAAGAGTAACACCAAAAGAAATAATTACCACAACAGAAATTCAAGAGCAATTAGCTGAAGCAAAAGAATTGGTTATCAACCTCAAAAACTTACCTAAAAAAAGTAATTTCGAGCATCCAATTTTTGGAATGCTGAAACGAGACAAAAGCATCACTTTTATTGGAATGCACACACAACATCACATTAACATAATAAACGATATTTTAAAAGTTTAATACCTCAACTATGAATATTAAAAGCCTAGCATTAACATTAATCACAATCCCTCTATTTTACAGTTGCGACAGTAACACCTCAACAAAAACAGCAGAAACAACTACTCAAGTTGACAGCACAGAAGTTGCTCGTTTAAACCAATGGTTTGCGGATGTTTTTGAACGTAACTTAATGGATTACCCTCAGTTTTTAACGCGTTTAGGCAGAAAAGACAGACAAGGCGAATTAAACGATATTTCGGAAGCACGAAGATTAAAAGACATAGAGGAAGCTAAAAGTGATTTAGCCGAACTTTTAAAATTCGATCCCAACAAACTTGATGAGCAAACTAAATTATCGTTCCGTTTATATAAACGAAGATTAGA includes these proteins:
- a CDS encoding MBOAT family O-acyltransferase, producing the protein MSDYIIGMLIHSSKKQLVKKIFLATSVIINLFVLCYFKYAYFFTDAYNAFFQTDYHVFNHFAQFTNNTIGSHFDVDSILLPVGISFYTFQTISYSVDIYREQIKPVKSILDFGFYVSFFPQLVAGPIVRAADFIPQLYLPYQLTKYNFGLSLFWILKGLIKKVVIGDYIAVNFIDRIFDAPTMYTGFENLMALYGYSLQVYADFSGYTDIAIGIALLMGFSLPTNFNSPYKAKNVGEFWKRWHISLSGWLRDYLYIPLGGNRGGSWGTWISALFIGLFIVLLSGKMLVLYIFIWVLICLVFLAIWIKRFREWLTTNINLLITMLLGGLWHGASWQFVIWGGLNGLGLMVYKLWKKISPYEKYNNFLAIAFKVFITLNFITFTRIWFRAESMGTTWQIIHQIGNNFSFALIPAILVSYSNVFIVMAIGYAIHWLPTKTKNWYQETFINLPLVVKILLTTLTFFGIYQAMSSGMQAFIYFQF